The Chloroflexota bacterium genomic sequence TACCGCAACACCAACGCTGACAGATACGCCGACAGCGACGAATACGGTAACCGACATTCCGACGGCAACAAATACGCCAACGAATATGGCAACTGAAACACCAACTGATATTCCAACAAATACGGCAACTGAAACACCAACCGATATGCCAACGGCGACGAATACGGCAACGGCAACGGATACCAAAACGCCAACAGCTACGCCGACCGACATTCCAACGGCAACGAATACCGTAATACCAACGCTGACAGCTACGCTGACAGCGACGAATACCGCAACACCAACAGCGACTTATACCAACACGGTTGTACCAACTGAGACCGCCTTGCCCACGACCACCTCAATCCATCAGTTTCGGGTTTATTTGCCGTGGGCGATGCGCTAATTGGTTGATTGATCCAGAAAATCAAGTACCAATTGATTGAAAAGCGTTGGATTATCCATATTGGCGCAATGCCCCGCGTTTGGTAGCACATGGTAGCCGATTGTTGGTTGCTGTTGTTTCCATTCGCGGGCTGCTTGCAAGGCAATTGGCTGATCGTGCTCGCCCACCAAAACCAAGAGTTTTTGTTGGGGTGCTACTTCGTTTGGATGCATAATTTGATTCAACTTGCTCATTAGGCGAAATGATGAGCGCGAAAAAAACTGCATGCGTTGATAAAATAATTCCTGCCCAGCTGGATAGAACACACTGATTCTTGCCACATAGCGCCGAAACCGCTCGATTGAAAACAGCACCATGAACATCCATTTGAGCATTTCTTTGCGTTGTGCCCGCATCACCGCCCGTTGATCGCCAAAAATACTGTAGCCACCCACAACCGTTACACTAGCCACCAAATGCTGATAACGATAGGCGAATTCTTGGGCGATCAATGAGCCAAGCGAAACGCCCAAAACATGAGCTTGCGCTTGGTTTTCGTTTTGTAAGATGGCGGCCAAATATTCAGGCGTGCGTTCGATGCCAATCAAGGCTTTGCTTGGTTGCGAACGACCATGGCCAGGTAAATCGATTAAGATGACATAATGAAGTTTGGCAAAGC encodes the following:
- a CDS encoding alpha/beta hydrolase, whose protein sequence is MNNQLSAKTINLHDFNLHYYTVGNPNNPALILIHPAFGDHQCFAQQIDSFAKLHYVILIDLPGHGRSQPSKALIGIERTPEYLAAILQNENQAQAHVLGVSLGSLIAQEFAYRYQHLVASVTVVGGYSIFGDQRAVMRAQRKEMLKWMFMVLFSIERFRRYVARISVFYPAGQELFYQRMQFFSRSSFRLMSKLNQIMHPNEVAPQQKLLVLVGEHDQPIALQAAREWKQQQPTIGYHVLPNAGHCANMDNPTLFNQLVLDFLDQSTN